From the genome of Cynocephalus volans isolate mCynVol1 chromosome 14, mCynVol1.pri, whole genome shotgun sequence, one region includes:
- the ST3GAL5 gene encoding lactosylceramide alpha-2,3-sialyltransferase isoform X3, with protein MALLYEHRYSVDLPPFVQKAPTASEAEYKYDPPFGFRKFSSKIQTLLEILPEHDFPEHLKAKSCRRCVVIGSGGILHGLELGHALNQFDVVIRLNSAPVAGYSEHVGNKTTIRMTYPEGAPLSDLEYFSNDLFVAVLFKSVDFNWLQAMVKNETLPFWVRLFFWKQVAEKIPLQPKHFRILNPVILKETAFDILQYSEPQSRFWGRDKNVPTIGVTAVVLATHLCDEVSLAGFGYDLNQPRTPLHYFDNQCMAAMNLQTMHNVTTETKFLLKLVKEGVVKDLSGGIHCEF; from the exons ATGGCACTGTTGTATGAGCACAGGTATAGCGTGGACTTACCACCGTTTGTGCAGAAGGCACCCACAGCTAGTGAGGCCGAGTACAAGTACGATCCTCCTTTTGGGTTCCGGAAGTTCTCCAGTAAAATCCAGACCCTCTTGGAAATATTGCCTGAGCACGACTTTCCTGAACACTTGAAAGCCAAGAGTTGTAGGCGCTGTGTGGTTATTGGAAGCGGTGGAATACTGCACGGACTAGAACTGGGCCATGCCCTGAACCAGTTCGATGTTGTGATAAG gtTAAACAGTGCACCAGTTGCGGGATATTCAGAGCATGTTGGAAATAAAACTACTATAAGGATGACTTATCCAGAGGGTGCGCCACTGTCTGACCTTGAATATTTTTCCAATGACTTATTCGTTGCTGTTTTATTTAAGAGTGTTGACTTCAACTGGCTTCAAGCAATGGTAAAAAATGAAACCCTG cCATTTTGGGTGCGACTCTTCTTTTGGAAGCAGGTGGCAGAAAAAATTCCATTACAGCCAAAACATTTCAGGATTTTGAATCCAGTTATTCTCAAAGAGACTGCCTTTGATATTCTTCAATACTCAGAGCCTCAGTCAAGGTTCTGGGGCCGAGATAAG AATGTCCCCACAATCGGCGTCACTGCTGTTGTCTTAGCCACTCATCTGTGTGATGAGGTCAGTTTGGCAGGTTTTGGGTATGACCTCAATCAACCCAGAACCCCTTTGCACTACTTTGACAATCAGTGCATGGCCGCCATGAACTTGCAGACCATGCATAATGTGACAACAGAGACCAAGTTCCTCCTCAAGCTGGTCAAAGAGGGTGTGGTGAAGGATCTCAGTGGCGGCATCCATTGTGAATTTTGA
- the ST3GAL5 gene encoding lactosylceramide alpha-2,3-sialyltransferase isoform X4: protein MTYPEGAPLSDLEYFSNDLFVAVLFKSVDFNWLQAMVKNETLPFWVRLFFWKQVAEKIPLQPKHFRILNPVILKETAFDILQYSEPQSRFWGRDKNVPTIGVTAVVLATHLCDEVSLAGFGYDLNQPRTPLHYFDNQCMAAMNLQTMHNVTTETKFLLKLVKEGVVKDLSGGIHCEF, encoded by the exons ATGACTTATCCAGAGGGTGCGCCACTGTCTGACCTTGAATATTTTTCCAATGACTTATTCGTTGCTGTTTTATTTAAGAGTGTTGACTTCAACTGGCTTCAAGCAATGGTAAAAAATGAAACCCTG cCATTTTGGGTGCGACTCTTCTTTTGGAAGCAGGTGGCAGAAAAAATTCCATTACAGCCAAAACATTTCAGGATTTTGAATCCAGTTATTCTCAAAGAGACTGCCTTTGATATTCTTCAATACTCAGAGCCTCAGTCAAGGTTCTGGGGCCGAGATAAG AATGTCCCCACAATCGGCGTCACTGCTGTTGTCTTAGCCACTCATCTGTGTGATGAGGTCAGTTTGGCAGGTTTTGGGTATGACCTCAATCAACCCAGAACCCCTTTGCACTACTTTGACAATCAGTGCATGGCCGCCATGAACTTGCAGACCATGCATAATGTGACAACAGAGACCAAGTTCCTCCTCAAGCTGGTCAAAGAGGGTGTGGTGAAGGATCTCAGTGGCGGCATCCATTGTGAATTTTGA